A single region of the Drosophila takahashii strain IR98-3 E-12201 chromosome 2R, DtakHiC1v2, whole genome shotgun sequence genome encodes:
- the LOC108067860 gene encoding putative methyltransferase C9orf114, producing the protein MVTFKHCYCARAFVCFQLFKRINRLRIKTMPATPAASKPTEPHKSWKKVNEERKALKRQRKQDKLLRELQQAKDAESQAAQVAQTKDRPNPSTLSIAVPGSILENAQSAELRAYVAGQIARAACIFRVNEVIVFDDVGIATARETKRSYEPDAEGTGTGTVRSSSLQLARILQYLECPQYLRKYFFPLHKDLKYSGLLNPLDTPHHLRQQSKFRYREGVICDKKAKEGHSYANVGLLNDVLVDKAIEPGVRVTVKMEPPNETSRKQRGTLVSPDEPRRETGVYWGYQVRIAHSLSEIFTKSPYDSGYDVTLGTSDRGTNVHEVPSQSYGFKHMLIVFGGLQGLESALANDEKLTVDDPEVLFDHYVNVLPRQGSRTIRTEEALLIALAALQDKLKPEVADVETDLSDLLPQSEDTGISVRRDVLVSKKQKKRKQVEDTPEAPVAEEPTPPKPLPKVARLTANPFGDPSQSSEKTIHADDDFEVVSSTTVSGTRQSSGNEDLSRFD; encoded by the exons ATGGTCACATTTAAACATTGTTATTGTGCACGTGCGTTCGTTTGTTTTCAGctatttaaacgaattaatAGATTGCGAATCAAAACCATGCCCGCCACACCCGCAGCCAGCAAGCCCACGGAGCCGCACAAGTCCTGGAAGAAGGTGAACGAGGAGCGGAAGGCGCTGAAGCGACAGCGCAAGCAGGACAAGCTGCTCAGGGAGCTGCAGCAGGCCAAAGACGCCGAATCCCAGGCGGCACAGGTCGCCCAGACGAAGGACCGGCCCAATCCATCCACCCTGAGCATAGCTGTGCCCGGCTCCATCCTAGAGAATGCCCAATCCGCCGAGTTGCGGGCCTATGTGGCCGGGCAAATAGCCCGGGCCGCCTGCATCTTCCGCGTGAACGAGGTGATCGTCTTCGACGACGTGGGCATAGCCACCGCCCGCGAAACCAAGCGCAGCTACGAGCCGGATGCGGAGGGCACTGGCACGGGCACCGTGCGCAGCAGCTCCCTGCAACTGGCCCGCATCCTGCAGTACCTGGAGTGCCCGCAGTATCTGCGCAAGTACTTCTTCCCGCTGCACAAGGACCTCAAGTACTCGGGACTGCTCAATCCGCTGGACACGCCGCACCACCTCCGGCAGCAGAGCAAGTTCCGGTACCGCGAGGGCGTCATCTGCGACAAGAAGGCCAAGGAGGGGCACAGCTACGCGAATGTGGGGCTGCTCAACGACGTTCTGGTGGACAAGGCCATTGAGCCCGGCGTCCGGGTGACGGTGAAAATGGAGCCTCCAAATG AGACCAGCAGAAAGCAGCGCGGCACCCTGGTCAGTCCGGATGAGCCGCGTCGGGAGACGGGCGTCTATTGGGGCTACCAGGTGCGCATCGCCCACTCGCTGTCGGAGATCTTCACAAAGTCACCCTACGATTCCGGCTACGATGTCACGCTGGGCACCTCGGATCGCGGCACCAACGTGCACGAGGTGCCCAGCCAGTCGTATGGCTTCAAGCACATGCTCATCGTATTCGGAGGACTGCAGGGCCTGGAATCTGCGCTGGCCAACGACGAGAAGCTGACGGTGGACGACCCGGAGGTGCTGTTCGATCACTACGTGAATGTCTTGCCCCGCCAGGGATCTCGAACGATTCGAACGGAGGAAGCCTTGCTGATTGCGCTGGCAGCTCTGCAGGACAAACTGAAACCGGAGGTGGCTGATGTGGAGACCGATCTGAGCGACCTGTTGCCTCAAAGCGAGGATACTGGCATTTCTGTGCGCCGAGATGTATTGGTTAGCAAAAAGCAGAAGAAACGGAAGCAGGTGGAAGACACTCCAGAAGCACCAGTCGCTGAGGAACCTACTCCGCCGAAACCCTTGCCCAAAGTGGCTCGACTGACAGCCAATCCGTTCGGCGATCCCTCCCAGAGCTCAGAGAAAACCATCCACGCTGATGACGATTTCGAAGTAGTTTCCTCCACAACTGTTTCGGGGACAAGGCAATCGAGTGGCAATGAGGACTTGAGTCGGTTCGATTGA